The Shewanella japonica genome has a window encoding:
- a CDS encoding SDR family NAD(P)-dependent oxidoreductase, which yields MSERLLGEVAIVTGGADGIGAAIAQEFCLQGAKVCIADRNEALGMQVASQLVAQGFDATFFAVDISDETLVNAMVAHTVAELGEPSILINNAALISPGNDIDAVGVDAWKKSFSVNVDGMWFCSKAVYPYMKKHQRGSIVNVGSVHSFKIVPGYFPYAVTKHAVIGLTRNMAVEFAQFNIRVNALCPGMIETPMAFKSWDNTDDPQGSRKAMGDVHPLKRNGTTAEIAKPALFLASDDSSFMTGQSLVVDGGRSVIYHD from the coding sequence ATGTCTGAACGTTTATTAGGTGAAGTTGCGATTGTTACAGGCGGCGCAGATGGTATTGGAGCTGCTATTGCACAAGAGTTTTGCCTGCAAGGTGCTAAAGTGTGTATTGCTGATAGGAACGAAGCACTAGGTATGCAAGTGGCAAGTCAACTTGTTGCTCAAGGATTTGATGCCACTTTTTTTGCCGTGGATATCTCAGATGAAACATTAGTCAATGCCATGGTTGCTCATACAGTCGCAGAGTTAGGTGAGCCAAGTATACTCATTAATAATGCTGCATTAATAAGTCCAGGCAATGATATAGATGCTGTGGGCGTAGATGCGTGGAAAAAAAGTTTTTCAGTTAACGTGGATGGAATGTGGTTTTGCAGTAAAGCCGTGTACCCATACATGAAAAAGCATCAACGAGGTAGCATAGTCAATGTGGGCTCGGTTCATTCTTTTAAAATTGTACCGGGTTACTTTCCTTACGCAGTGACAAAGCATGCCGTTATCGGGTTAACAAGAAATATGGCGGTTGAGTTTGCCCAATTTAATATCCGCGTAAATGCGTTATGTCCAGGTATGATTGAGACGCCTATGGCATTCAAGTCATGGGATAATACCGATGACCCACAAGGCTCACGTAAAGCAATGGGCGACGTACATCCATTGAAACGTAATGGCACGACAGCTGAAATTGCCAAGCCTGCATTATTTTTAGCCTCAGACGATTCAAGTTTTATGACTGGCCAAAGCTTAGTTGTTGACGGTGGACGTTCTGTTATTTATCACGATTAA
- a CDS encoding sugar porter family MFS transporter — MIETSTADNAITKTNKHIQAIKFSMIAAFGGFVFGLDAANISGALRYVSSQFELTSLQTGNVVGCAIVGVILALFFTGSLCQRFGRKKVLIGISLTYSLSTVISAFAVSYEMLVVGRFIGGVAFASITVSAMYIGEIAPAKQRGQFVSVNQLLITLGSLCAFIINYFLVKSIGNIESLTDENIWRLMLGFEIIPNIIWFSLLLTIPESPRWLISKQRDQEAQTVFERITEQDEVAPLMAEIKQTVKQDSSQSVMQQLKLLFSKPMRYLVLIAVCYAVVQGATGMNAVLFYAPTVFEQIGMSVENTFLQTIVLGSVSVLFTLVAIFTVEKLGRKALTVIGLLLITLAHVSIWYGFDNASYVINQPVIEKVAEQQVDADKLLPLLGKHYQTDVELKADLASVYTKKELPLVSGAVINASININPAFVLFGLFAFLAAFNMSIGPIMWVIFSEIFSSRVRSVALPFAALVQSISSWSIQQFFPWQLENMGAANTFLYYGGVAFIGCIVMWLILPETKGKTIEAIERDLVNAK; from the coding sequence GTGATAGAGACATCAACCGCAGACAACGCCATAACAAAAACGAATAAACATATTCAAGCCATTAAATTTTCGATGATTGCCGCTTTCGGTGGATTTGTATTTGGACTTGATGCTGCAAACATTTCTGGCGCACTTCGTTATGTGAGTTCTCAATTTGAGTTGACCAGTCTGCAAACGGGCAATGTTGTGGGCTGTGCGATTGTTGGGGTTATTCTAGCGTTATTTTTTACAGGCAGTTTATGTCAACGTTTTGGGCGTAAAAAGGTGCTGATTGGGATTTCGCTTACGTATTCACTATCAACAGTTATATCTGCATTTGCAGTAAGTTATGAAATGTTAGTGGTAGGTCGATTTATCGGTGGGGTTGCTTTTGCCTCCATCACAGTGTCCGCCATGTATATCGGCGAAATAGCGCCAGCTAAACAGCGTGGTCAGTTTGTGTCGGTCAATCAGTTATTAATTACCTTAGGCAGCCTCTGTGCATTTATTATTAATTACTTCCTTGTAAAATCAATTGGAAACATTGAATCATTAACAGATGAAAATATTTGGCGATTAATGTTAGGTTTCGAAATTATTCCTAACATCATATGGTTCTCACTATTATTGACCATCCCAGAGTCTCCTCGGTGGTTAATCAGTAAACAACGTGATCAAGAAGCCCAAACAGTCTTTGAAAGAATTACTGAGCAGGATGAAGTTGCCCCTTTGATGGCTGAGATTAAACAAACTGTTAAGCAAGACAGTAGCCAGTCAGTGATGCAGCAACTTAAATTATTATTCAGTAAGCCAATGCGGTATTTAGTGTTAATAGCCGTGTGTTATGCGGTGGTTCAAGGGGCAACGGGTATGAATGCGGTGCTATTTTATGCGCCTACCGTATTTGAACAAATAGGCATGAGTGTTGAAAACACCTTTTTGCAGACCATTGTATTAGGTAGTGTGTCGGTGTTGTTTACCTTAGTGGCTATTTTTACCGTTGAAAAACTGGGTCGAAAAGCGCTGACCGTGATTGGCTTGTTGTTAATTACCTTAGCCCATGTCTCTATTTGGTATGGTTTTGATAATGCAAGCTACGTGATTAACCAACCTGTGATTGAAAAGGTTGCAGAGCAGCAAGTTGATGCCGATAAATTGTTACCGTTATTAGGTAAACACTACCAAACTGACGTTGAACTCAAAGCTGACTTAGCGAGTGTATATACCAAAAAAGAGTTGCCGTTAGTGAGTGGCGCTGTGATTAACGCATCAATTAATATTAATCCAGCTTTTGTATTGTTCGGTTTATTTGCATTTCTCGCTGCTTTTAACATGTCAATTGGCCCAATCATGTGGGTCATATTTTCAGAAATTTTCTCCAGTCGAGTACGGAGTGTCGCTTTACCTTTCGCAGCATTAGTGCAAAGTATATCAAGTTGGAGTATTCAGCAGTTTTTCCCTTGGCAATTAGAAAATATGGGCGCTGCCAATACGTTTTTGTATTATGGTGGCGTGGCGTTTATTGGCTGCATTGTAATGTGGTTAATCTTGCCAGAAACAAAAGGTAAAACGATTGAAGCGATTGAACGAGACTTGGTCAATGCAAAATAG